Below is a genomic region from Brassica rapa cultivar Chiifu-401-42 chromosome A08, CAAS_Brap_v3.01, whole genome shotgun sequence.
TGCGTGATCtctctgctctctctctctctctctctctctctctctcttgatcaTCTCATCATCATTGGACTCGAAGAAGCTGTTCAGAGTTTTATCCTTAGATTCGATTCATCATTCTCAAAGTTTGGTGTTCAACTCGTTCCTCGTAGATCTAGCTTCTCTATCTCCCTGTAGATCTGAATCTAAAAGCTTCAGTGTCGTAATAGAGTTGAAGATCTCGTGGACTCAATTCATCTTTCTTCACCAAGCTCGAGACTTTCAGTAACCTCTCTGTTCTCGAGCTTAGCTACTCTGTTTCTTAAAAGTCAAAGTCTCTTCCTTTCCAGTGAATGAACAGAGCTCTCTGTTTTCGAGCTTAGCTACTCTGTTTCTTATAGTCAAAGTCTCTTCCTTTTTGGTGAATGAACAGAGCTCTCTGTTTTCGAGCTTAGCTCCTCTGTTTCTCAAAGTCAAAGTCTCTTCCTTTTTAGTGGATGAACAGAGCTCTCTGTTCTTGAGCTTACCTCCTCTGTTTCTCAAAGTCAAAGTCTCTTCCTTTCTAGTGAATGGACAGAGCAATCAAGCTCCAGCTATCTACCTCTGAGATGAACTACTTCCCAGACGAGGTAATCGAGCACATTTTCGACTTCATCCCATCCCACAGAGACAGAAACTCAATCTCTCTGGTCAGCAAATCATGGCACAAGATCGAGAGATACAGCAGGCACCAAGTGTTCATCGGAAACTGCTACGCCATCAGCCCGGAGAGGCTAATCAGGAGGTTCCCCTGTCTCAGATCCTTGACTCTCAAAGGGAAGCCTCACTTCGCTGACTTCAACTTGGTTCCTCACGAGTGGGGTGGCTTCCTCCACCCTTGGATCGACGCTCTATCCAAGGCCCGTGTGGGTCTCGAGGAGCTCAGGTTGAAGAGGATGGTTGTCTCAGACGAAAGCCTCGAGCTTCTTTCTCGTTCCTTTGTGGGTTTCAAGTCTTTGGTGCTTGTTAGCTGTGATGGGTTTACCACTGATGGCTTAGCTTCAATTGCTGCTAACTGCAGGTAAAGAAAGAGTGtataaagttttaaacttttatcTTTTTGGGTTTGTAATATTAATGTGTTTGATGTTATTATTAGGCATCTTCGTGAGCTGGACTTGCAAGAGAATGAGATAGATGATCACAGAGGTCAATGGCTAAACTGTTTCCCAGACAGTTCCACCACTCTTGTCTCGTTGAACTTCGCTTGTCTCAAAGGAGAAACCAATCTCTCTGCGTTAGAGAGACTGGTTGCAAGGTCACCGAACCTGAAGAGCTTGAAGGTGAACCGTGCGGTGCCTCTTGATGCATTGACGAGGCTAATGAGCTGCGCGCCGCAGCTGGTTGACTTGGGAGTAGGGTGTTATGAGAATGAGGCGGAACCTGAATCTTTTGAGAAGCTCATGGCTGCTATAAAGAAATGCACTTTGTTGAGGAGCTTGTCTGGCTTCTCAGAGGTTGCTCCGGTTTGTCTCACGGCGTTCTATCCGATATGTGAGAACCTCACCTCCTTGAATCTCAGCTATGCAGCTGAGATCCAAGGCAACCATCTCATAGAGTTTGTTCAGTTTTGCAAGAGACTTCAGCTGTTATGGGTAAGTTTGATATCAGTTTATTCTCTTTCCATCAAGGTTCTAAAAATAGGTTTAGGAGTCcgaaatgattttcttaaaatccgATTTATATATCTCAAATAGTTTTAAAGTGTTATAAACCAATTTAAATCGGTTTTAATAGAACTAAATTAatctaattatattaaattaagtgGTAATGTTAGTACAAATTCTCAAATTTGtcaaatttcttttgttttatatatctaattttgataatttaccaccgattttataattgaatccaaaactacaatatatataaaataaatctgttAATGCCTAGGCTTCGTTTAAATTCCAGATAATCTGTTTAGTCGCTATATAAAGCCCCTAGTTACTGCCTAGCGATTTGTTAGCACAACAACTCATGGTTTGTTCCTACAGATACTGGATAGTATTGGAGACAAAGGACTAGAGATTGTTGCTTCCTCATGTAAAGAGTTACAAGAGCTGAGAGTGTTCCCTTCTGATCCACACGATGAAGAAGACAACAACACAGCTGTCACTGAGATTGGACTAGTTGCAATCTCTGCTGGTTGTCCTAAACTACATTCCATTCTCTACTTCTGCAAACAGATGACAAACGCAGCGCTCATCACCGTGGCGAAAAACTGTCCAAACTTCATCCGGTTCAGGCTGTGCATCCTAGAGCCAAACAAACCTGACCACATCACATCTCAGTCACTAGACGAAGGCTTTGGTGCGATTGTACAAGCCTGCAAGGGTCTAAGAAGACTCTCTGTCTCCGGTCTTTTAACAGACAAAGTCTTCCTCTACATCGGCATGTACGCAGAACAGCTTGAGATGCTGTCCATAGCCTTTGCGGGGGACACGGACAAAGGAATGCTATATGTGTTGAACGGATGCAAGAAGCTGAGGAAGCTGGAGATAAGAGACAGTCCGTTTGGGAACGCGGCGCTTCTTGCTGATGTTGGCAAGTACGAAACAATGCGATCCCTTTGGATGTCGTCTTGTGAAGTAACGCTCGGTGGATGCAAGAGGCTTGCTAGGAACGCGCCGTGGCTTAATGTGGAGATTATCAATGAGAATGAGAATGGGAGGATGGAGAGGAATGAGGAGGATGAGAGAGAGAAGGTTGATAGACTTTACCTTTACAGAACGGTGGTTGGGACTAGAAAGGACGCACCACCATGTGTTACCATTCTCTAGACATGTTGGTTCTGTTTTAGGCTTCCTATGTCTTTAGTTTAGCTCTTTCTTCCAATGTACTTTGAAACATGAACCTTGTTTTGATCTGTGTTAATacagaatttttgttttttttaatcaaatatcaaactgagtatatatttttcaaataattcagACAAATTACAAGGAACATACATAGGATTCTTCTGATCCATGTTGTGGATTTAGTCCACTCCCAAACAAAGAGGTACAGCATTAACAGACAATGGAAACATTCACAGTACATAGACAGAGAAGTTATGGCATGTATTGGATTtgatttaacatatataatgtGACTGTAAATGACGATAGTAACAAGAGATGATCCGGGGAGAAGGAAAGGCCATTCTCAGAAGCATTCCTCCAACAGACAGCAACAGCACAGAGCAGCAAGACTGCAATTTtaggtaagaaaaaaaaagaagagaattaATAAAGCAGAAGGAACAAT
It encodes:
- the LOC103836140 gene encoding protein AUXIN SIGNALING F-BOX 3, with protein sequence MDRAIKLQLSTSEMNYFPDEVIEHIFDFIPSHRDRNSISLVSKSWHKIERYSRHQVFIGNCYAISPERLIRRFPCLRSLTLKGKPHFADFNLVPHEWGGFLHPWIDALSKARVGLEELRLKRMVVSDESLELLSRSFVGFKSLVLVSCDGFTTDGLASIAANCRHLRELDLQENEIDDHRGQWLNCFPDSSTTLVSLNFACLKGETNLSALERLVARSPNLKSLKVNRAVPLDALTRLMSCAPQLVDLGVGCYENEAEPESFEKLMAAIKKCTLLRSLSGFSEVAPVCLTAFYPICENLTSLNLSYAAEIQGNHLIEFVQFCKRLQLLWILDSIGDKGLEIVASSCKELQELRVFPSDPHDEEDNNTAVTEIGLVAISAGCPKLHSILYFCKQMTNAALITVAKNCPNFIRFRLCILEPNKPDHITSQSLDEGFGAIVQACKGLRRLSVSGLLTDKVFLYIGMYAEQLEMLSIAFAGDTDKGMLYVLNGCKKLRKLEIRDSPFGNAALLADVGKYETMRSLWMSSCEVTLGGCKRLARNAPWLNVEIINENENGRMERNEEDEREKVDRLYLYRTVVGTRKDAPPCVTIL